In Henningerozyma blattae CBS 6284 chromosome 6, complete genome, the following are encoded in one genomic region:
- the URM1 gene encoding ubiquitin-related modifier URM1 (similar to Saccharomyces cerevisiae URM1 (YIL008W); ancestral locus Anc_7.129): MALNITVEFLGGLDVTFNKQRVWQLSVPIPQDKGQVTMEDLINYIVNTMIADKNSVGDFVEDGTVRPGILTLINDTDWELEGEGAYVLEKGDVISFTSTLHGG; this comes from the coding sequence atggcTTTGAATATTACGGTTGAATTTCTAGGGGGTCTAGACGTCACCTTTAATAAACAACGTGTCTGGCAATTGTCTGTTCCCATTCCACAAGACAAAGGCCAAGTCACTATGGAGGACCTTATAAACTACATTGTGAATACCATGATTGCAGACAAGAATAGTGTGGGCGACTTTGTCGAAGATGGTACTGTCAGACCAGGAATCCTGACTTTGATTAACGATACTGATTGGGAACTGGAGGGTGAAGGCGCATACGTCCTAGAGAAGGGCGACGTAATCTCTTTCACCTCCACCCTGCATGGTGGTTGA